In Anaerobacillus isosaccharinicus, one genomic interval encodes:
- a CDS encoding DUF1028 domain-containing protein, producing the protein MKQKDLVATFSIVGFDPKTEELGIAVQSKFLGVGAVVPWAKAGIGAVATQSYANTTYGPKGLELMSEGKTAQEALDLLTSDDEDKALRQVGIVDGNGNSATFTGEKCFDWAGGIAGTHFAAQGNILVSEETVKAMASTFKASTGSLAERLLAALDAAQEAGGDSRGKQSAALLVVKDQGGYGGFNDRAIDLRVDDHPDPIKELIRLYDLQQLFFSKPKEEDVIFIDEPVLAQISGALHALGYLKTAVTTQAEIAEGLNEFILTENFEERQQPQGKIDKKVLNFLLTKSKI; encoded by the coding sequence ATGAAACAAAAAGATCTAGTAGCGACGTTTTCAATCGTTGGGTTTGACCCCAAAACAGAAGAGTTAGGGATTGCAGTTCAATCGAAATTTTTAGGAGTTGGAGCTGTTGTCCCTTGGGCAAAAGCTGGTATTGGTGCAGTTGCAACGCAGTCTTACGCAAATACTACATACGGACCAAAAGGCCTTGAGCTTATGTCAGAAGGGAAAACAGCTCAAGAAGCATTGGATCTCCTAACTTCTGACGATGAGGACAAAGCTTTGCGCCAAGTAGGTATCGTTGATGGCAACGGAAATTCAGCGACTTTTACAGGAGAGAAGTGTTTTGATTGGGCAGGTGGGATTGCCGGAACCCATTTCGCAGCGCAAGGAAACATTTTAGTAAGTGAAGAAACGGTAAAAGCGATGGCATCAACGTTCAAAGCTTCAACGGGTTCATTAGCAGAACGTTTACTCGCGGCTTTAGATGCTGCCCAAGAAGCAGGTGGAGATTCTCGCGGAAAACAATCAGCAGCACTTTTAGTCGTCAAGGACCAAGGCGGCTACGGTGGCTTTAATGATCGCGCCATTGACCTTCGCGTAGACGATCACCCAGACCCAATTAAAGAACTAATCCGTCTTTACGATTTACAACAACTTTTCTTCAGTAAACCAAAAGAAGAGGATGTCATCTTCATCGATGAGCCTGTTTTAGCGCAAATAAGTGGGGCACTACATGCATTAGGTTATCTGAAAACCGCAGTAACGACACAAGCTGAAATAGCTGAAGGTTTAAACGAATTTATACTGACTGAAAACTTTGAAGAACGCCAACAACCTCAAGGTAAAATTGATAAAAAAGTTCTGAACTTCTTATTAACCAAAAGTAAAATCTGA
- a CDS encoding conserved virulence factor C family protein, whose translation MRLISIEPTPSPNSMKLNLDTSLPSNHSYNFKKEDKDKAPQYLKILLEIEGVTGVYQVIDFIALERHPKMDWKVILPQVREAFGEKVEAINHEANDSTDTFGELKVFVHMFRGIPIQIKIEDGDGEKRFGLPDRFKEAILRAQSSADNLVKERQWREFGVRYGDTEEVAKEVTEEISAAYDQQRLDELVAAAFQKVEERPMRVQISSEEVAEAFKSDDWKTRYAALDKMVPKQKDIPLLAKALKDENTSIRRLAIVYLGMLEDEAVLPYLYESLKDRSVTVRRTAGDCLSDIGNPKAMSAMVEALKDKNKLVRWRAAMFLYEVGDETALFALKEAEDDPEFEVSLQIKMAIKRIESGEEAAGSVWQQMTNARKVE comes from the coding sequence TTGAGACTAATTTCGATTGAACCAACGCCTAGTCCGAATTCTATGAAATTAAATTTAGATACAAGTCTGCCCAGTAACCATTCTTATAACTTTAAAAAAGAAGATAAAGACAAGGCACCCCAATACTTAAAAATATTGTTAGAAATTGAAGGTGTGACAGGGGTTTATCAAGTTATAGACTTTATAGCCCTAGAACGCCATCCAAAGATGGATTGGAAAGTAATTTTACCCCAAGTTCGTGAAGCCTTTGGTGAGAAAGTCGAAGCTATAAATCATGAAGCTAACGATTCTACTGATACATTTGGTGAGCTAAAAGTGTTCGTTCATATGTTCCGTGGGATTCCGATCCAAATTAAAATTGAAGACGGTGATGGAGAAAAGCGATTTGGCTTACCTGATCGTTTTAAAGAAGCAATCTTAAGGGCTCAGTCTTCTGCAGACAACTTAGTTAAAGAACGGCAATGGAGGGAGTTCGGCGTTCGCTATGGAGATACAGAGGAAGTTGCCAAGGAAGTAACCGAAGAAATTTCGGCAGCATATGACCAACAACGTCTAGACGAATTAGTTGCAGCTGCATTCCAGAAAGTCGAGGAGCGTCCAATGCGTGTGCAGATATCTTCAGAAGAAGTAGCCGAAGCATTTAAAAGTGACGATTGGAAAACTCGCTATGCGGCCCTAGATAAAATGGTTCCAAAACAAAAAGACATTCCTTTATTAGCCAAGGCGTTAAAAGATGAAAATACTTCAATTCGCCGCCTTGCTATTGTCTATTTAGGAATGCTTGAGGACGAGGCAGTTCTTCCATATTTGTATGAAAGCCTAAAAGACCGCTCTGTAACAGTTAGAAGAACAGCAGGGGACTGCTTATCAGATATCGGTAATCCAAAAGCAATGTCCGCAATGGTAGAGGCACTAAAAGATAAAAATAAACTGGTTCGCTGGCGTGCAGCGATGTTTCTATACGAGGTTGGCGATGAAACTGCGCTATTTGCTTTAAAAGAAGCTGAAGATGATCCAGAATTTGAAGTAAGCTTGCAAATAAAAATGGCAATTAAACGGATTGAGAGCGGCGAGGAAGCTGCAGGTTCCGTTTGGCAACAAATGACGAACGCTAGGAAAGTAGAATAG
- a CDS encoding alpha/beta-type small acid-soluble spore protein: protein MARKRRLLVPEASQGVNRLKADVMAKEGYKVDPASPDNVKYEVAKELNVPLQKGNNGTLTSKQAGQVGGKIGGSMVKEMIKMAKNNLND, encoded by the coding sequence ATGGCGAGAAAGAGACGTTTACTTGTCCCTGAAGCTTCTCAAGGCGTAAATCGCTTAAAAGCTGATGTCATGGCTAAAGAAGGATATAAAGTAGATCCAGCCTCACCTGACAACGTCAAATATGAAGTAGCAAAAGAATTAAATGTTCCTTTACAAAAAGGCAATAACGGTACACTTACTTCCAAACAAGCTGGACAGGTTGGCGGGAAAATCGGTGGAAGTATGGTGAAAGAAATGATTAAAATGGCAAAAAACAATTTAAACGATTAA
- a CDS encoding glycine/sarcosine/betaine reductase selenoprotein B family protein: MELSRKAIPYTPNDKPLHEMTIMIVSTSGVHLNEQEPYNTDPAEGDATFRIIPGDVDPKDLTVTHSAPKDHYNTDYPKEDINCVFPIDRLREMVEDGDLGGVAEKHLTMMGYSMRLNKINKETIPALVKEVVRSKADAVLLTAG; encoded by the coding sequence ATGGAACTTTCTCGAAAAGCAATACCATATACACCTAACGATAAACCATTGCATGAGATGACCATCATGATCGTTTCAACATCGGGCGTTCATTTAAATGAGCAAGAGCCTTATAATACTGATCCAGCAGAAGGCGATGCAACATTTCGCATTATCCCTGGCGATGTTGATCCAAAAGACTTAACAGTTACCCATTCAGCACCAAAAGACCATTATAATACAGACTATCCTAAAGAAGATATCAACTGTGTTTTTCCGATTGATCGACTAAGGGAAATGGTTGAGGATGGGGATCTTGGTGGAGTAGCTGAAAAACATTTAACGATGATGGGCTACTCAATGCGGTTAAATAAAATTAATAAAGAAACAATTCCAGCTCTCGTCAAAGAAGTTGTCCGATCAAAAGCAGACGCAGTATTATTAACTGCTGGCTGA
- a CDS encoding redoxin domain-containing protein: protein MPKGALETKTLKVGDQAPDFTLLAHGDRKVTLSEFRGDKNVFLCFYPLDWTPVUGAQMPSYEDDLSRFEEFDTQVLGISVDSVHSHNAWAKSIGGLSYPLCADFYPHGEVSEKYGVLRTNPEEPAYGASERALMIIDKEGIIQFIDVHPIGIQPDNEELFDVLRKL from the coding sequence ATGCCTAAAGGAGCTCTTGAAACCAAAACATTAAAAGTTGGAGATCAAGCACCTGACTTTACGTTATTAGCTCACGGTGACCGCAAAGTTACGTTAAGTGAATTTCGCGGCGACAAAAATGTATTTTTATGCTTTTACCCTCTAGATTGGACACCAGTCTGAGGCGCGCAAATGCCTTCCTACGAGGATGATCTTTCTCGTTTTGAGGAGTTTGATACCCAGGTCTTGGGTATAAGTGTCGATAGTGTTCATAGTCATAATGCATGGGCAAAATCAATTGGAGGACTTTCTTACCCTTTATGTGCAGATTTTTATCCGCATGGAGAGGTATCCGAAAAGTATGGTGTTCTTCGTACGAACCCTGAAGAGCCTGCATACGGGGCTTCGGAACGTGCATTAATGATCATTGATAAAGAAGGAATTATCCAATTTATTGATGTTCATCCAATTGGAATCCAACCAGACAACGAAGAATTGTTCGATGTGTTACGTAAGTTATAA
- a CDS encoding DUF420 domain-containing protein → MKDRKVRNYTPAIIILTIVINGLVILLSGMPRLEIDPGFDVKILPLINAILNSFTFLFLVGALWAIKKKNISLHTKFIYAAFTTTALFLVTYVGHHALSEATTYGGEGILKSIYYFILITHIFLAAAIVPLALITLARGLNRQDEKHKKIARWTMPLWLYVALTGVLVYLLISPYY, encoded by the coding sequence GTGAAGGATAGAAAAGTAAGAAATTATACTCCGGCTATCATTATTTTAACAATCGTTATAAACGGGCTTGTCATTTTATTATCAGGAATGCCAAGACTAGAGATCGATCCCGGTTTTGATGTTAAAATTCTGCCATTGATTAATGCTATCTTAAATTCATTTACATTTTTATTTTTAGTAGGTGCTTTGTGGGCAATTAAGAAAAAAAATATTTCGCTGCACACGAAATTCATTTATGCTGCATTTACGACAACTGCCTTATTTCTAGTCACATATGTCGGCCACCATGCCTTATCTGAAGCAACGACTTATGGTGGGGAAGGAATTCTAAAATCGATTTATTACTTTATTTTAATCACTCATATTTTTCTAGCTGCCGCAATAGTCCCATTAGCCTTAATAACTTTAGCAAGAGGGCTAAATCGACAAGATGAAAAGCATAAGAAAATTGCCCGTTGGACGATGCCTCTATGGTTATATGTTGCGTTAACTGGCGTACTTGTTTATCTCTTAATTTCACCTTATTATTAA
- a CDS encoding chemotaxis protein CheX encodes MTTKDKKLLHLVNGTISSLKTLLPLHNEFEPVHVVNKHGGFQFGTMVSFTGDIEAELILHGDSGVFSQIGQHMFGMPIEGELLESFTGEFGNMVAGNLSTLIVEQGFQTDISPPTLINETTKLVGKAVHIIVKIKDVGPLNAFLIIENR; translated from the coding sequence ATGACAACAAAGGATAAAAAACTTTTACACTTAGTCAATGGAACGATTTCATCACTTAAAACGCTATTGCCCTTACATAATGAATTTGAACCCGTACACGTTGTAAACAAACATGGTGGATTTCAATTCGGAACAATGGTTAGCTTTACAGGTGATATTGAGGCAGAACTTATTTTACACGGAGATAGTGGTGTTTTTTCTCAAATCGGCCAACACATGTTTGGAATGCCTATTGAAGGGGAACTTCTCGAATCTTTTACAGGTGAATTTGGAAACATGGTGGCAGGAAACCTATCAACACTTATTGTTGAACAAGGCTTCCAAACAGATATTTCACCGCCCACATTAATAAATGAAACGACAAAGCTGGTTGGAAAAGCCGTTCATATTATCGTAAAGATTAAAGATGTCGGGCCACTAAATGCCTTCTTAATTATCGAAAATCGGTAA
- a CDS encoding PAS domain-containing sensor histidine kinase, with amino-acid sequence MDPKNSINNFATDIKYALDATTIIAVTDQSGEIIYVNDKFCFISKYNREELLGQNHRILNSGHHPKQFFSNMYRTISKGTIWTGEIKNKAKDGTYYWVHTTIVPFLNELGQPYQYISIRTDITDRKTTEENLKNTLKALATSNKELADIKYALDASSILAITDKKGIITYVNDTFCQISKYSREELMGQDHRMLNSKHHPKSFFQDMWKKIGTGQIWKGEVKNITKDGKEYWVDTTIVPFLDDKGKPYQYVAIRKDITDRKKVEEMILRSEKLALIGELAAGVAHEIRNPLTSLRGYTEFLKDETIEEEKQQYFDILLDEIQRIDFIVGEFMLLAKPKVLKFSDKNVISTLNHIVTFLQTEARYKRVSILTQFDEPSVIVHCDENQLKQVFLNIVKNAIEAMPNGGDIQIRVKKRAGTVLIEFQDQGVGIPKEKVQNLGEPFYSTKEQGNGLGLMVCFKIIKDHKGTIQVESEENVGTTFKIELPTS; translated from the coding sequence ATGGATCCTAAAAATTCAATTAATAATTTTGCCACAGATATTAAATATGCCCTTGATGCGACTACGATTATTGCCGTAACAGATCAATCTGGCGAGATAATTTATGTGAATGATAAATTTTGTTTCATTTCTAAGTATAATCGTGAAGAATTATTAGGGCAAAACCATAGAATCCTTAATTCAGGACATCACCCGAAGCAATTCTTTTCAAATATGTATCGAACAATTTCTAAAGGGACGATTTGGACTGGAGAAATTAAAAATAAAGCGAAAGATGGAACTTATTATTGGGTTCATACGACAATAGTTCCTTTCCTAAATGAGCTTGGACAACCTTACCAATATATTTCCATTCGCACTGATATTACTGATCGAAAAACAACAGAAGAAAATTTGAAGAATACGTTAAAAGCATTAGCCACTTCAAATAAAGAATTAGCTGATATTAAATATGCATTAGACGCTTCCTCTATTTTAGCTATTACTGACAAAAAGGGAATTATCACTTATGTGAATGACACTTTTTGTCAAATTTCTAAATATAGTCGTGAGGAATTAATGGGGCAAGACCATCGGATGTTAAACTCTAAACATCATCCAAAAAGCTTTTTCCAAGATATGTGGAAAAAAATTGGAACTGGTCAAATTTGGAAAGGCGAAGTCAAAAATATAACCAAAGATGGGAAAGAGTATTGGGTAGACACGACCATCGTTCCTTTTTTAGACGATAAAGGTAAACCTTATCAATATGTAGCAATCCGTAAAGACATTACTGACAGGAAAAAAGTGGAGGAAATGATCTTAAGATCAGAGAAACTAGCCCTTATTGGTGAATTAGCAGCAGGAGTAGCTCATGAAATTCGAAATCCGTTAACATCATTAAGAGGCTATACTGAGTTTCTAAAAGATGAAACAATCGAAGAAGAGAAACAACAATACTTTGATATCCTATTAGATGAAATTCAACGCATCGACTTTATCGTTGGTGAATTTATGTTACTCGCAAAACCAAAAGTCTTAAAATTTAGTGATAAAAATGTTATCTCTACTCTTAATCATATCGTCACGTTCTTACAAACTGAGGCTAGATACAAACGTGTCTCAATTCTAACGCAATTTGATGAACCTTCTGTGATTGTTCACTGTGACGAAAACCAATTGAAGCAAGTTTTCCTTAATATTGTTAAAAATGCCATTGAAGCGATGCCTAATGGTGGCGACATTCAAATAAGAGTGAAGAAAAGAGCCGGAACAGTCTTAATTGAATTCCAAGATCAAGGTGTTGGTATTCCAAAAGAAAAAGTACAAAACTTAGGAGAACCTTTCTACTCAACAAAAGAACAAGGAAACGGATTAGGATTAATGGTTTGTTTTAAAATTATCAAGGACCATAAAGGCACTATTCAAGTTGAAAGCGAAGAAAATGTTGGTACTACTTTTAAAATTGAATTGCCTACTTCATAA
- a CDS encoding chemotaxis protein CheW produces MKTNFVLFSIEGGTYGIDINNITSIEKVSETTPTPQMPDYMLGIVSIRDQVMPIIDCKKLTFNQSSNIDENSRYIIIDTDKTTIALMVESTNEIINFDTSLIKPISLLESNSKTNFIQGVALLENRIISVININELISSIDMTEIG; encoded by the coding sequence ATGAAAACCAACTTCGTACTATTTTCCATTGAAGGTGGAACCTATGGGATTGACATTAACAATATTACATCAATCGAAAAGGTGTCTGAAACTACACCAACTCCACAAATGCCAGATTACATGCTCGGTATTGTAAGCATCCGAGATCAAGTAATGCCTATCATTGATTGCAAAAAACTTACTTTTAATCAATCAAGTAACATCGATGAAAACTCAAGGTATATTATCATTGATACTGATAAAACAACAATTGCACTAATGGTCGAGAGTACTAACGAAATCATAAATTTCGATACATCCCTAATTAAGCCAATAAGCTTACTAGAATCAAATAGTAAAACTAACTTCATCCAAGGTGTAGCATTGCTTGAAAATAGAATTATATCGGTTATAAATATTAATGAACTTATATCATCTATTGATATGACTGAAATAGGGTAA
- a CDS encoding NAD-binding protein — MNYMKDQHILIVGWSKKTDIAVKEILDSDSTTEIVIVDQLRQSPIDLTYNRVYYIQGDPTEAETFEKANIKKAKAVIIFSDDTIQDPSLKDAKTLLVAITAERLAPDIHTTVEVATEKHVSNFSHVKVDEFILSQETISHLAVRSALYKGVNQVYSQLISRQHGEDLYKISKKSDWVTYNDAFQSLLQNGATLIADRHLLDINRRLNEKIPEDAVLYIICNRETFEKLKH, encoded by the coding sequence ATGAATTATATGAAAGATCAACATATACTGATTGTCGGCTGGAGTAAAAAAACGGATATTGCCGTAAAAGAAATTTTAGATTCTGATTCAACAACGGAAATCGTCATTGTCGATCAACTACGACAATCACCAATTGACTTAACGTATAATCGAGTCTATTATATCCAAGGAGATCCGACGGAAGCCGAAACATTTGAAAAGGCGAATATCAAAAAGGCAAAGGCAGTCATTATCTTTTCCGATGATACAATTCAAGATCCATCGTTAAAAGATGCTAAAACATTACTGGTAGCCATTACGGCTGAGAGGTTAGCACCTGACATTCATACGACCGTTGAAGTGGCTACAGAGAAGCATGTCTCTAACTTTTCTCATGTGAAAGTAGATGAATTTATTTTATCTCAGGAGACCATTTCCCATTTAGCTGTCCGCTCCGCACTCTATAAAGGAGTCAATCAAGTATACTCCCAACTTATTAGTAGACAGCATGGTGAAGATTTATATAAAATTTCTAAAAAGAGTGACTGGGTAACCTATAATGATGCCTTTCAAAGCTTACTGCAAAATGGGGCAACATTAATCGCTGACCGTCACCTCTTAGATATTAATCGACGACTAAATGAAAAAATTCCAGAAGATGCTGTTCTTTATATTATTTGCAACCGAGAAACATTTGAAAAATTAAAACATTAG
- a CDS encoding DUF1284 domain-containing protein → MERTLRGHHLLCVHGFQGMGYSPEFVVKMGSIVEDIRDHEKDFPIRVVATLDDACTACPHNGGTICIASAGSDEHVKTMDEKVIEHLKLEKNKMYRKSKLIEWTKKMVKSDDLDYLCKDCSWLPYGVCKAGIEKLKTNTR, encoded by the coding sequence ATGGAACGAACATTGAGAGGACACCACTTACTATGTGTCCATGGATTTCAAGGAATGGGATACAGCCCTGAATTTGTTGTGAAAATGGGCTCGATTGTTGAAGATATTCGCGATCATGAAAAGGATTTTCCTATCCGTGTTGTCGCCACTTTAGACGATGCATGTACAGCTTGCCCTCATAATGGAGGAACGATCTGTATTGCTAGTGCTGGCTCAGACGAACATGTAAAGACGATGGATGAAAAAGTCATCGAGCACTTAAAACTTGAAAAAAATAAAATGTACCGAAAAAGCAAACTCATTGAATGGACCAAAAAGATGGTCAAATCAGATGATTTAGATTACTTATGTAAAGATTGCAGTTGGTTACCCTATGGTGTTTGTAAGGCTGGTATTGAAAAACTAAAAACTAATACGAGGTGA
- a CDS encoding potassium channel family protein gives MHFFLKFSLTLIKMKNITLAIATISFILLCTFVMYFLEPDNFESLPNTLYFVMTTFSTVGYGDYSPVTMGGKNIFYLYVFNWDRFIRCCDW, from the coding sequence ATGCACTTTTTTTTGAAATTTAGTTTAACTTTAATTAAAATGAAAAATATCACCTTAGCCATTGCTACGATTTCCTTTATCTTGTTATGTACCTTCGTCATGTATTTCCTTGAACCAGATAATTTTGAATCGTTACCAAATACTTTGTATTTTGTGATGACAACCTTTTCAACCGTCGGTTATGGTGATTATTCACCGGTTACGATGGGCGGAAAAAATATTTTCTATCTTTATGTATTTAATTGGGATCGGTTTATTAGGTGTTGTGATTGGTAA
- a CDS encoding SDR family oxidoreductase: MIKQMNVFITGATGFLGTELVKGLVGEGHQVYLLIRSMKKANALLEHLPITQRHQVHFCEGNLETTKLGLTEQTLQNLVGKIDIVFHTAAFLSFDEAHRDVIFKTNLNGTNFCLEFAKEINVKKFIYVSTAYTLGNQTTGQEELYSLNTTFVNSYEESKCHSEHAVIGYSDRFSVAIMRPSIIVGNSITGKANTTFGMYGILKAVQLLKKRSIKMNKEIAVRLLVDKNTVSNIVPVDYVVQALLLAMKYSKNETVYHLTNPNPPTNEFVIEMIKDVFDYQSLSLASIEEAPHLTDFELSINKPLEVFKEYLNRSIYFPTENTNELFSRNGQALLKMDGDMLYRIISGFSKEAMVSNK, encoded by the coding sequence ATGATTAAGCAAATGAATGTATTTATTACAGGTGCAACTGGTTTTTTAGGGACTGAACTAGTAAAAGGCTTAGTGGGAGAGGGCCATCAAGTTTACTTATTAATTCGCAGTATGAAAAAAGCTAATGCATTACTGGAACATTTACCAATCACACAAAGACACCAAGTCCATTTTTGTGAAGGAAATTTAGAAACAACGAAATTAGGTCTGACTGAGCAAACTTTGCAAAACCTTGTTGGTAAAATAGATATCGTCTTTCATACCGCCGCTTTTCTTTCCTTTGACGAAGCGCATAGAGATGTTATTTTCAAAACAAATCTAAACGGTACAAACTTTTGTTTAGAATTTGCAAAAGAAATTAACGTTAAAAAATTTATCTACGTGAGCACTGCTTACACGTTAGGTAATCAAACGACAGGACAAGAGGAATTATACTCTTTAAATACTACATTTGTTAACAGTTATGAAGAAAGCAAGTGTCATAGTGAGCATGCTGTGATCGGGTATAGTGATAGGTTTTCTGTCGCAATTATGCGTCCTTCAATCATCGTTGGAAACTCCATTACCGGAAAAGCAAATACAACGTTTGGAATGTATGGGATCTTAAAAGCAGTTCAGCTATTAAAAAAACGATCAATTAAAATGAACAAGGAAATAGCTGTGAGATTACTAGTAGATAAAAATACGGTCTCCAACATTGTCCCAGTTGATTATGTTGTACAAGCTCTTTTGTTAGCCATGAAGTATAGCAAAAACGAGACAGTATATCATCTAACAAACCCAAATCCGCCAACAAATGAATTCGTTATTGAAATGATTAAAGATGTGTTTGACTACCAAAGCTTAAGCCTAGCTTCCATTGAAGAAGCACCTCATTTAACAGATTTTGAACTCTCTATTAATAAACCACTAGAAGTTTTTAAAGAGTATTTGAACAGATCGATTTATTTCCCAACCGAAAATACAAATGAACTATTTTCTCGAAATGGTCAAGCACTGCTAAAAATGGATGGTGACATGCTATACCGGATTATTAGCGGTTTCTCAAAAGAAGCAATGGTCAGTAATAAATAG
- a CDS encoding glutathionylspermidine synthase family protein: MLRMLPYKSLTEPFDPNTYLKNWETVELKAREKGFTWATLYENYEDNQYMSDSLLLVPRQMAYEIENASRAVHDIFKKTYEQIGKNPSALHQLGLPIMLWDLFLKESKTKFSYFVRYDFIASSDGLKVIEANTDTPVGIVEAAIAQEVLCNEHNSQNPNSEIDKRIRDTWYQVIKDYYIRSTDTLYFTCADWHTEDKQTVQYLMSHYPQKAKYVPLEEIVVQKDGLKTPDGEPIEYLYRLYPLEYFLEERSGTGEAIGEQFLVHVMEDKVKIINPPSALLMQSKAILALITEKKSEWYTRIEQDAIDKYFLPTYTSPNSLNSYVKKPVLGREGGGIQIVANGAVLEEDVDHYQSQQTIYQLYYQMPDQTIDTWDGPYTGKLLIGSHVMDGQPSGLFFRVGGLITGNLSMFVPYTTI, from the coding sequence ATGCTTAGAATGCTTCCATACAAATCATTAACCGAACCGTTTGACCCTAATACGTATTTAAAAAATTGGGAGACCGTTGAACTGAAGGCCAGAGAGAAAGGGTTTACATGGGCAACTCTTTATGAAAATTACGAAGACAACCAATACATGAGCGATTCCTTACTACTAGTTCCCAGGCAAATGGCTTATGAAATCGAAAATGCCTCAAGAGCTGTTCATGATATTTTCAAAAAAACATATGAACAGATCGGAAAAAATCCTTCTGCGCTACACCAATTAGGTTTACCAATTATGCTTTGGGATTTATTTTTAAAAGAAAGCAAAACAAAGTTTTCATATTTTGTTCGATATGATTTTATTGCTTCTAGCGACGGCTTGAAAGTTATTGAGGCAAATACAGACACACCCGTGGGCATTGTCGAAGCTGCCATAGCTCAAGAAGTTCTTTGTAATGAGCATAATAGCCAAAATCCCAATAGTGAAATTGATAAAAGGATTCGCGACACTTGGTATCAGGTGATTAAGGATTACTATATTAGAAGTACAGATACGTTATACTTCACTTGTGCAGATTGGCATACAGAAGATAAACAAACCGTCCAATACCTAATGAGCCACTATCCGCAAAAAGCAAAATACGTACCTTTAGAAGAGATCGTTGTGCAAAAAGACGGGCTTAAGACTCCAGATGGTGAACCGATTGAATATTTATATCGCCTTTACCCCTTAGAATATTTTTTAGAAGAACGAAGCGGGACAGGTGAAGCGATTGGCGAACAATTTCTCGTTCATGTGATGGAGGATAAAGTCAAAATTATTAACCCACCATCAGCATTACTAATGCAGTCAAAAGCTATTTTAGCTTTGATTACCGAGAAAAAAAGTGAATGGTATACTCGCATTGAGCAGGACGCGATTGATAAATATTTTCTGCCTACGTACACCTCACCAAATTCACTAAACTCTTATGTAAAAAAACCAGTGCTTGGGCGTGAAGGTGGTGGCATTCAAATTGTGGCAAATGGCGCAGTCCTCGAAGAAGATGTCGATCATTACCAAAGCCAACAAACGATCTATCAGCTATATTATCAAATGCCAGATCAAACGATTGACACATGGGATGGCCCATATACCGGTAAGCTTCTCATTGGTTCACACGTCATGGACGGGCAACCTAGTGGTCTGTTCTTTCGAGTTGGTGGGTTAATTACAGGGAACTTGTCTATGTTTGTGCCGTATACAACGATTTAA